From Mytilus galloprovincialis chromosome 9, xbMytGall1.hap1.1, whole genome shotgun sequence, the proteins below share one genomic window:
- the LOC143046210 gene encoding serine-enriched protein-like, protein MDRCESTLALVDFKQVEQDGYSSGYESTPSDSESSTSTQKLQSNRLIPISYNRDPVKIKEKMSYRNTQALTEQLKVISSIPELCDVTFEVGSEKVKVHGVKAILGTRSRVLYNLILKKQKEAEFQRKADKKDKKKKTSVQSDKVTIVVKKYEPEDFRKIIQFIHSGSVDINSSCVAGLLCGASQFGLDDLERACWDFVNHSVKSGTISKVIPVAKRYSHHKTGQRLLEKIFSETQQSVEL, encoded by the coding sequence atgGATAGATGTGAATCCACTCTGGCTTTAGTGGACTTTAAACAAGTAGAACAGGATGGTTATTCCTCTGGATATGAATCCACACCATCAGACTCAGAGTCATCCACATCAACTCAGAAACTACAGAGTAACAGACTGATACCTATCAGTTACAACAGGGACCCAGTCAAGATCAAAGAAAAGATGAGCTACAGAAATACACAAGCTCTGACAGAACAATTGAAGGTCATTTCATCCATACCAGAACTTTGTGATGTCACATTTGAAGTGGGTTCAGAAAAGGTCAAAGTTCATGGTGTCAAGGCCATCTTGGGAACAAGAAGCAGAGTACTGTACAATCTTATCTTAAAGAAACAGAAGGAAGCTGAATTTCAGAGAAAAGCTGACAAAAAagacaagaaaaagaaaacatcaGTTCAATCAGACAAAGTGACCATTGTTGTGAAGAAATATGAACCAGAGGACTTCAGAAAGATCATACAGTTCATACACAGTGGTTCTGTGGACATCAACAGTTCATGTGTAGCTGGACTTTTATGTGGTGCATCACAATTTGGTCTGGATGACCTTGAAAGAGCATGCTGGGACTTTGTCAACCATTCTGTCAAATCAGGGACCATCTCAAAGGTTATACCAGTTGCCAAGAGATATAGTCATCATAAAACTGGGCAAAGACTCCTGGAGAAGATATTCAGTGAAACACAGCAAAGTGTTGAATTGTAA